The Synechococcus sp. RS9916 DNA segment TCCAGTGTGCCAGCGGTCTGCAGAAGAAATAGAGGAGACTGACCCAACCCTGCTGGTCGCCAGGGTTGATCGAACCCTGTCTTCAACGTTGTGTCGCCCCTTACCCCTGAGCAGCTGCTGGCCGAAATTCAAGGTGCCGCCAACCCCCTGATCGTTCAAGACCTGGATGGGGTGTGCATGGATCTGGTGAAGGACCCCCTCACCAGATCCCTGGATCGCCGTTATGTGGAGGCAGCGGCGCAGATGCACGGTCGTTTTGTCGTGCTGACCAATGGCGAACACGAAGGCAAACGGGGGGTGAATCGACTGGTGGAAGCCGCCCTAGGCGACGTTGACCAAGCAAAGCGTGAAGGCCTCTATCTTCCCGGTCTCGCGGCGGGTGGCGTCCAACTGCAGGATCACCATGGAGCCCTGTCCCACCCAGGGGTCAGCGATGCGGAAATGGACTTCCTGGCAGCGCTGCCGGCTCGCATGGAAGCAGAACTTGAGGCCCGCCTTCCAGCCCTGATGCCGCAGCTCAGCCCAGCGCAATTGCAAAGCGAGATTCAACAGGCAGTGCTCGACACCCAGGTCTCACCCACCATCAATCTCAACGGCCTGTTTGGCTGTTGCGGCGATGACGTACAACTACAACGTCAGCTGCAGCTGATGCTGCAGGAGCTGATGGATGCCCTGCTGAACCTGGCCGAGCAGGCTGGCCTCGGCAGCTCCTTTTTTCTCCACGTTGCCCCCAATCTGGGCCGGGATGCGGAGGGCCGCGAGCGGCTCAAACCGGCAGAGCCTGGTGATGTGGGCTCGACCGATATCCAGTTCATGCTCCGAGGCGCGATTAAAGAAGCGGGATTACTGGTGTTGATCAACCAACACATCGCTGCACGCTCGGGGCATGCGCCCTTGGGTGACGATTTCAACGTGCGCAACGCCCCCCGAGACCACCAAGCATTGCTGAACCTCTGCATTGACGCGATCCCAGCCGACCAGATGCCGGCGCTGATCGGCGTTGGCGACACCGTTACCTCAACCGCCAGTGC contains these protein-coding regions:
- the stpA gene encoding glucosylglycerol 3-phosphatase, translating into MSPLTPEQLLAEIQGAANPLIVQDLDGVCMDLVKDPLTRSLDRRYVEAAAQMHGRFVVLTNGEHEGKRGVNRLVEAALGDVDQAKREGLYLPGLAAGGVQLQDHHGALSHPGVSDAEMDFLAALPARMEAELEARLPALMPQLSPAQLQSEIQQAVLDTQVSPTINLNGLFGCCGDDVQLQRQLQLMLQELMDALLNLAEQAGLGSSFFLHVAPNLGRDAEGRERLKPAEPGDVGSTDIQFMLRGAIKEAGLLVLINQHIAARSGHAPLGDDFNVRNAPRDHQALLNLCIDAIPADQMPALIGVGDTVTSTASADGRGWLRGGSDRGFLTLLQELGERYGTSNRVVLIDSSGGEVDRPSMADGSLTGITDPEDPLRFDVVMPGGPKQYVAWFQQLAKTAN